A region from the Bacteroidota bacterium genome encodes:
- a CDS encoding PKD domain-containing protein: MNNLLSSKNRFWMGLLTGILFLPAVASAQSDVFLSVSGSKVKPANGDKHHLYDYWIRPGQGAGNAVIQIFDAGIAGVTDEVSGDANTNFTYSLYNFETLYDLNGSDLVPKPSNQQPIEQLVAGTESKFANRWVTFKQVSANANGYILRVYANDGDDINNFKVLVTDREGNFNASANWTLLANDLSLTIFNLNPRDEIQFIPAFDSEFEPPVMEILGADDSRVFVKDYFGNAFRVGSDKVAWNVNAFGIQNQWGLTITGSSNVSNTLGIYGRDKSILWNMNFISTSILTKPSINVVQQTVEDCFSTAFSLEVPPDQNALKARAAFIYGENEFVEGASATINFGGPGTYKVNVIYPTQKVYVPQYWTYETTVTIREKPNAVIISDRESMAPSEVLKFAALQPPKGKEAGLKYFWYVNDQLRKQDISFDFSSIIPGTYIVKLVVSNQSTNSSCASDTAAKRIIVNSQPYTEIDGMEKIAQGEEVTFKAKNTDDQDQQPLAYRWVGPGIVSSAIEDKVSIRHTAFGNYEVTLTINDPIGASNSTYKTSFKYKVNAAPVPSFDVPEIVATDQRVVLNAERTTDPDNKNLKYTWEISDGRTLNGVTSTLTFSNPGKYTINLKVDDTEGTKNSVQELKRTISVNFPPVPKIAAKTRDFKGYQLFSADSSLDKDQGIVKYTWDFGDGSGDIGNKVYHTFQKPGTYTVSLTVDDGMKLANSVQSTSHTIVINQYPVAVITAPDRQDPSKPLVVSADQSKDADGKIISYEWFLNGVPFSNQVRAQINVKSPGAHVLSLKVKDDSGFDDAVHVASKRIFVNQAPVASFASVPLVTDPETPVLLDARGSKDPDGKIKNFTWAFTDGTVMNGDTVTKLFTKPGLQKFTLRVDDGEGFSNSVTTLQNLTVLVNTSPRLVTQKRIKSNSRRVQLDASRSADPDGQELIYSWTFPDGSKSEKPLVQWYAPEGGIHKILVTLDDGQGRKNSVVSDTVTVVVNRPPVAVMDSLKVVKAGKPVEFDASLSYDPDGDPVSITWDFGDRKPFKSKDNKAAFTWQRPGFYPVYVSLEDGFSAKPVITTVAVVVESYPVASMGFRDTSAFLGKEFMFSSAKSEYQNGRITYYEWDFGNGDKAYGPTVAYKYMKAGSYTVTLTIKGGDPGPDQPVSTIQGTVKVLNGPVAVIRGPEWASPNETITFDGGGSLSPVTIRGFSWVIKGPGAKDSVLYTGPSVRHVFKDTGKYKVILTISNLDKVNSDDRTVKELTVNATPVPQWVVPEIVAEGDPIVLDGRPSVDPDGIITLYEWRINNRLVGTDPYVVVPSPKFGVYDLELRVFDNSPTKNNAASVKQRLLVNAAPVPKLAIDLPVYEKESVTLRSVEVIDRDKDNLTTTWKLNGKVVPSPTINLERGNYTITLIQNDGKGQTNSVDSIQQVLTVSPAPDINPAFPAEISQGTIVSAESMGLPKFTGFHVRGKSQSTWVADTLGDRTVRIVWQPRKEILKQVDKQTKVWPQLAFKSLAGSRKDLDWNPANPVVELVAPEINRPEDKNVIYEWILNGQTVAYGKRASATVRQGENVFTLRVTDADIFGGKPAETLMTVVCK; this comes from the coding sequence ATGAATAACCTGTTATCGTCAAAAAACCGCTTCTGGATGGGTTTACTTACCGGAATTCTTTTCCTGCCGGCTGTGGCTTCTGCTCAGTCCGATGTGTTCCTTTCTGTTTCAGGTTCGAAGGTTAAGCCAGCCAACGGAGACAAACATCACCTTTATGACTATTGGATCCGTCCAGGACAGGGCGCTGGCAATGCAGTCATTCAGATTTTCGACGCTGGTATTGCCGGGGTGACCGATGAGGTATCGGGTGATGCCAATACCAATTTCACTTATTCACTTTACAATTTTGAAACCCTGTATGACCTCAACGGGTCTGACCTGGTTCCAAAGCCTTCTAATCAGCAACCAATTGAACAATTGGTGGCAGGGACCGAGAGTAAGTTTGCCAACCGCTGGGTGACTTTTAAACAGGTATCGGCCAATGCCAATGGCTACATTCTACGGGTATATGCCAACGATGGAGATGATATCAATAACTTCAAGGTGTTGGTAACCGATCGCGAGGGTAATTTCAATGCCTCTGCAAACTGGACGCTGCTGGCAAATGATTTATCACTGACCATTTTCAATCTGAATCCGCGTGATGAGATTCAGTTCATCCCTGCTTTTGACTCCGAATTTGAGCCGCCGGTTATGGAGATTCTGGGCGCAGATGACTCCCGGGTGTTCGTAAAGGATTACTTCGGTAATGCATTCCGGGTTGGTTCTGATAAAGTGGCCTGGAATGTGAATGCCTTCGGAATTCAGAACCAGTGGGGACTGACCATTACCGGATCGAGCAATGTGAGCAACACCCTGGGAATTTACGGTCGGGATAAAAGTATTCTCTGGAATATGAATTTTATTTCAACCTCCATTCTGACCAAACCCAGTATTAATGTGGTTCAGCAAACCGTTGAGGATTGCTTTTCAACGGCATTCAGCCTCGAGGTTCCTCCCGATCAGAATGCGCTGAAAGCACGAGCAGCTTTTATTTACGGCGAGAATGAATTTGTGGAAGGCGCATCAGCCACCATCAATTTTGGCGGTCCGGGAACCTATAAGGTCAATGTGATTTATCCGACCCAGAAAGTATATGTTCCTCAGTACTGGACCTATGAGACAACAGTGACGATCCGTGAAAAACCGAACGCAGTAATTATCTCTGATCGTGAAAGCATGGCTCCTTCCGAAGTGCTCAAATTCGCGGCCCTTCAGCCCCCGAAAGGAAAGGAAGCCGGTCTGAAATATTTCTGGTATGTCAATGACCAGCTTCGTAAGCAAGACATCTCTTTCGATTTTTCCAGTATCATTCCCGGTACCTACATCGTCAAACTGGTGGTCAGCAACCAATCCACCAATTCCTCCTGTGCCTCAGATACAGCCGCCAAACGGATTATTGTGAACTCACAGCCCTACACTGAAATTGATGGAATGGAAAAAATTGCTCAGGGAGAAGAGGTCACGTTTAAGGCCAAAAACACCGATGACCAGGATCAGCAACCACTTGCGTACCGTTGGGTAGGTCCGGGAATTGTCAGCAGTGCAATCGAAGATAAAGTTTCCATCCGTCATACTGCTTTCGGAAACTATGAAGTCACCCTGACGATTAATGACCCGATCGGAGCTTCAAACTCGACTTATAAAACTTCCTTTAAGTATAAAGTCAATGCTGCACCGGTTCCGTCCTTCGACGTTCCTGAAATCGTGGCCACCGATCAGCGTGTGGTTCTCAATGCCGAGCGGACAACCGATCCGGATAATAAAAACCTGAAGTACACCTGGGAAATTTCCGATGGAAGAACTCTGAATGGAGTTACTTCCACGCTGACCTTCTCCAATCCCGGAAAGTATACCATCAACCTGAAAGTGGATGATACCGAGGGAACAAAAAATTCAGTTCAGGAATTGAAAAGGACCATTTCGGTCAACTTCCCTCCTGTACCCAAAATTGCAGCCAAAACGCGTGATTTTAAGGGATATCAACTGTTCAGCGCCGATTCCAGCCTCGATAAGGATCAGGGTATTGTTAAATATACCTGGGATTTCGGCGATGGAAGCGGAGACATTGGAAACAAAGTTTACCACACCTTCCAGAAACCGGGAACTTACACAGTCAGCCTGACAGTCGATGATGGAATGAAACTGGCCAACTCGGTTCAGTCCACCTCTCATACCATCGTGATTAACCAATACCCGGTTGCTGTGATCACAGCGCCTGACCGTCAGGATCCATCCAAACCACTTGTTGTCAGTGCCGATCAATCCAAGGACGCAGACGGCAAAATTATTTCGTATGAATGGTTCCTGAATGGCGTTCCATTCTCAAACCAGGTTCGTGCTCAGATCAATGTAAAATCACCAGGAGCCCATGTCCTGTCACTGAAGGTGAAGGATGATTCTGGTTTTGACGACGCCGTTCATGTGGCCTCAAAGCGGATTTTCGTTAACCAGGCTCCTGTGGCTTCGTTTGCATCGGTGCCTCTGGTAACAGATCCCGAGACACCAGTGCTTCTCGATGCCCGCGGTTCAAAGGATCCGGATGGAAAGATTAAGAATTTTACCTGGGCCTTCACCGATGGAACGGTGATGAATGGAGACACCGTAACCAAACTGTTTACCAAACCGGGACTTCAGAAATTTACCCTTCGTGTCGATGATGGTGAAGGATTTTCCAATTCGGTAACAACTTTGCAGAACCTGACTGTACTGGTGAATACCAGCCCGCGTCTGGTCACGCAGAAACGCATTAAATCCAATTCCCGTCGTGTGCAGTTGGATGCGTCCCGGTCTGCAGATCCTGATGGTCAGGAATTGATTTACTCCTGGACCTTCCCGGATGGCAGCAAATCGGAAAAACCCCTTGTACAATGGTATGCGCCAGAAGGTGGAATTCATAAAATTCTGGTAACGCTGGATGATGGTCAGGGTCGGAAAAACAGCGTGGTATCAGACACAGTTACCGTTGTTGTGAACCGTCCGCCGGTTGCCGTGATGGATAGCCTGAAGGTGGTCAAAGCCGGAAAACCTGTGGAGTTTGATGCCAGCCTGTCCTATGACCCTGATGGAGACCCGGTTTCAATCACCTGGGACTTTGGCGACCGGAAACCTTTCAAATCAAAGGATAATAAAGCCGCCTTTACATGGCAGCGTCCGGGATTCTATCCGGTTTATGTAAGTCTGGAAGATGGTTTCTCTGCGAAACCCGTTATCACCACTGTAGCGGTGGTAGTGGAAAGCTACCCGGTTGCCAGCATGGGATTCAGAGATACCAGTGCATTTCTCGGTAAGGAATTCATGTTCAGCTCGGCAAAAAGCGAGTATCAGAACGGACGGATCACCTACTATGAGTGGGACTTTGGGAACGGGGATAAGGCCTATGGTCCCACTGTCGCCTACAAATACATGAAGGCCGGTTCTTACACCGTTACCCTCACCATTAAAGGTGGTGACCCCGGACCCGATCAGCCTGTCAGTACCATTCAGGGAACGGTTAAAGTTCTGAACGGACCTGTTGCCGTGATCAGAGGTCCAGAATGGGCCTCACCGAATGAAACTATCACGTTTGACGGAGGTGGTTCTTTATCTCCTGTTACGATCCGTGGATTCAGCTGGGTCATTAAAGGACCTGGAGCCAAAGATTCGGTTCTGTACACAGGTCCGTCTGTGCGCCATGTGTTCAAGGATACCGGAAAGTATAAAGTTATTCTGACCATCAGCAATCTCGATAAAGTGAACAGCGATGACCGGACGGTAAAAGAATTGACGGTCAATGCCACCCCTGTTCCTCAATGGGTGGTTCCTGAAATCGTTGCCGAGGGTGATCCGATTGTTCTGGATGGACGTCCGTCAGTAGATCCGGATGGAATTATCACCTTGTACGAATGGCGGATTAATAACCGTCTTGTCGGAACTGATCCTTATGTGGTGGTTCCATCTCCGAAATTCGGTGTCTATGATCTGGAACTTCGGGTGTTTGATAATTCGCCCACCAAAAATAATGCGGCCTCTGTTAAACAGAGGTTATTGGTGAATGCAGCCCCTGTTCCCAAACTTGCCATCGATTTACCGGTTTACGAAAAAGAATCGGTTACTCTGCGTTCGGTTGAAGTGATTGATCGTGATAAGGATAACCTGACCACCACCTGGAAACTGAACGGAAAAGTGGTTCCTTCTCCTACCATTAATCTGGAACGTGGAAACTACACCATCACGCTCATCCAGAATGATGGTAAAGGACAAACCAACTCGGTGGATAGTATTCAGCAGGTGCTTACCGTGAGCCCGGCACCGGACATCAATCCGGCTTTCCCTGCCGAGATCAGTCAGGGAACCATTGTATCCGCCGAGTCAATGGGATTACCAAAGTTTACCGGATTCCATGTCCGCGGAAAATCACAGTCTACCTGGGTGGCCGATACATTGGGGGACCGCACCGTCCGGATTGTTTGGCAGCCACGTAAGGAAATCCTGAAACAGGTGGATAAGCAAACAAAAGTTTGGCCGCAACTCGCCTTTAAATCACTGGCTGGCTCACGCAAGGATCTCGATTGGAATCCGGCCAACCCGGTTGTCGAATTGGTTGCACCTGAAATCAACCGCCCGGAAGATAAGAATGTTATTTACGAATGGATCCTGAACGGTCAGACCGTTGCCTATGGAAAACGGGCTTCAGCCACGGTCAGACAGGGTGAAAATGTCTTTACTCTCAGGGTAACCGATGCAGATATTTTCGGTGGGAAACCTGCAGAGACACTCATGACAGTGGTTTGTAAATAA